A DNA window from Candidatus Brocadiaceae bacterium contains the following coding sequences:
- a CDS encoding helix-turn-helix domain-containing protein codes for MSQKEQDRLKVMASVMEGKRTQEEAARILHLSERQIRRIQCVLKAEG; via the coding sequence ATGAGCCAGAAGGAGCAGGATCGGCTCAAGGTGATGGCGTCGGTGATGGAAGGCAAGAGGACTCAAGAGGAAGCGGCGAGGATTCTGCATCTTTCCGAGCGGCAGATCCGTCGCATCCAATGCGTGCTGAAAGCCGAAGGCGA